A window of Ignavibacterium sp. contains these coding sequences:
- a CDS encoding DUF5522 domain-containing protein yields MNLDKNQLYKISRLNSNYPNYQQIIKLHKEAIENGQDIYFDPDTGFAVLTAEFLLKRGYCCGSGCRHCPYETNK; encoded by the coding sequence ATGAATTTAGATAAAAACCAACTCTACAAGATATCAAGATTAAACAGCAACTATCCAAATTATCAACAAATAATAAAACTCCACAAAGAAGCAATCGAAAATGGTCAGGATATTTACTTTGATCCTGATACAGGATTTGCTGTATTAACCGCAGAGTTCCTTTTAAAAAGAGGTTATTGCTGCGGAAGCGGTTGCAGACATTGTCCGTATGAAACAAATAAATGA
- a CDS encoding pitrilysin family protein gives MFSQKISLATFLVLFTVVLFPQSAEKFKLDYEKYKLSNGLEVILHEDKSDPIVSVTILYHVGSNREKPGKTGFAHLFEHMMFQESQHVGQDKFFKYIQENGGTLNGGTWQDGTIYYQIVPKNALELVLWLESDRMGYLLPTVTQEAFLNQQEVVQNEKRQRVDNQPYGHTNYVIDKLLYPEGHPYSWEVIGELIDLQNATVKDVHDFYRTWYGPNNATLVVAGDFDKDETKKLIEKYFGELKPSAPVTDLKPMPVQLKEIKRAFYEDKFAQSPELNMVFPTVEQFNKDGYALDVLADLLAKGKRSPFYKVIVEEKNLAPSVSVFQNGSELAGNFRIRVRTFPDKNLTEVEKAIFEAFEKFEKEGFTDKDLERIKAGIETSFYNRIASVLGKSFQLAQYNEYAGSPDFISEDLKNSLAVTKEDVWRVYNKYIKNKNYVLTSFVPIGKTDLVASPSERFVVPEEQIKPLNEEEIKARNSNPDNQVKVDPIPSSFDRNIVPALGADPLINVPKVWDAQLKNGIKIYGIEYNELPLFDFQIEIKGGLLQDDMNKVGVANLTARMLTQGTKNKTPIELEDAIEELGARINVFATNESIVLQANCLSSKFNEVYKLAEEILLEPRWDEKEFARLKQETLESIRRGKSNPAAVASNVFNKLIYGDEHIFSKNILGTEESVNAITLDDLKNYYEKNIAPQLASISFVGKINKDDVVKTFSALENKWKEKPVTIKTYPEPKMTDKAVVYFIDFPNAKQSEIRIGHLGISYTHPDYFKAYVMNYKLGGSFNGIVNLILREEKGFTYGARTDFRGTELPGYFIATSAVQTNATLESAQIFRDEIIKYRNGISPEDINFTKNSLLKSNALRFETIGALRVMLSQIAKYNLPFDYVKNQEKQIQDMTIEEHKTIAQKYLHPDKMIYLIVGDKATQFDKLKELGFGDPILLDKDGNVIN, from the coding sequence ATGTTCTCGCAAAAAATTTCTTTAGCAACTTTTTTAGTGCTTTTTACTGTGGTCTTATTTCCGCAGTCCGCTGAAAAGTTTAAGCTTGATTATGAAAAGTATAAACTTTCAAATGGACTTGAGGTAATTCTTCATGAAGATAAATCCGATCCGATAGTTTCTGTTACGATTTTATATCATGTTGGTTCAAACAGGGAAAAACCTGGTAAGACCGGGTTTGCTCATCTTTTTGAACATATGATGTTTCAGGAATCCCAACATGTAGGTCAGGATAAATTCTTCAAATACATCCAGGAAAATGGAGGAACACTTAACGGAGGAACATGGCAGGATGGAACAATTTATTATCAGATTGTTCCAAAGAATGCATTGGAGCTTGTTCTTTGGCTTGAGTCAGACAGAATGGGTTATCTCTTACCAACAGTAACTCAGGAAGCTTTTCTTAATCAGCAGGAAGTTGTTCAGAATGAAAAACGACAAAGAGTTGATAACCAACCTTATGGACATACAAATTATGTAATCGACAAACTTCTTTATCCGGAAGGACATCCTTACAGTTGGGAAGTTATCGGTGAATTAATCGATTTACAGAATGCAACCGTAAAAGATGTTCATGATTTTTACAGAACCTGGTATGGTCCAAATAATGCAACACTGGTAGTAGCAGGCGATTTCGATAAGGATGAAACAAAAAAACTTATTGAAAAATATTTCGGTGAATTAAAACCTTCTGCCCCCGTTACTGATCTTAAACCGATGCCTGTTCAACTGAAAGAAATTAAGCGAGCTTTTTATGAAGATAAATTTGCACAGTCACCTGAATTAAATATGGTATTCCCAACAGTTGAACAATTTAATAAAGATGGCTATGCACTTGATGTTTTGGCAGATTTGCTGGCAAAAGGGAAACGCTCACCGTTTTACAAAGTAATAGTTGAAGAGAAAAATCTTGCACCTTCTGTAAGCGTATTTCAAAATGGTAGTGAACTCGCAGGTAATTTCAGAATAAGAGTAAGAACTTTCCCGGATAAAAATCTTACCGAAGTAGAAAAGGCAATCTTTGAAGCATTTGAAAAATTTGAGAAAGAAGGTTTTACGGATAAAGATCTGGAAAGAATTAAGGCAGGAATCGAAACAAGCTTTTATAACCGGATTGCAAGTGTATTGGGCAAATCATTTCAGTTAGCACAGTATAATGAATATGCCGGCTCACCTGATTTCATTTCGGAAGATTTGAAAAACAGTCTCGCAGTTACAAAAGAAGATGTTTGGCGTGTTTATAATAAATATATTAAAAATAAAAACTATGTTTTGACAAGTTTTGTTCCTATCGGCAAAACCGATTTGGTTGCTTCGCCTTCTGAAAGATTTGTAGTTCCCGAAGAGCAAATCAAACCATTGAATGAAGAAGAAATAAAGGCACGCAATTCAAATCCTGACAATCAGGTGAAAGTTGATCCAATTCCATCTTCATTCGACAGAAACATTGTTCCGGCGCTTGGTGCAGATCCTTTAATCAATGTTCCAAAAGTATGGGATGCACAACTTAAAAACGGAATTAAGATTTACGGAATTGAATATAACGAATTACCTCTTTTCGATTTTCAGATTGAAATCAAAGGCGGTTTATTGCAGGATGATATGAACAAAGTTGGAGTTGCCAATCTTACAGCAAGAATGCTGACTCAGGGAACAAAAAACAAAACTCCGATAGAACTTGAAGATGCAATCGAAGAACTTGGCGCACGTATTAATGTTTTTGCAACGAATGAATCAATTGTGTTGCAGGCAAATTGCCTTAGTTCTAAGTTTAATGAAGTTTATAAACTTGCTGAGGAAATTCTTTTAGAGCCCCGATGGGATGAAAAGGAATTTGCAAGATTGAAACAGGAAACTTTGGAGAGCATAAGAAGAGGTAAATCAAATCCTGCCGCAGTAGCTTCGAATGTTTTTAACAAGCTTATTTATGGAGATGAACATATTTTTTCAAAGAATATTCTTGGAACAGAAGAATCTGTAAATGCAATTACTCTAGATGATTTGAAAAATTACTACGAAAAAAATATTGCACCTCAGCTTGCAAGCATTTCTTTTGTAGGCAAGATTAATAAAGATGATGTGGTCAAAACATTTTCAGCTTTGGAAAATAAGTGGAAAGAAAAGCCGGTTACGATTAAAACTTATCCTGAACCAAAGATGACAGATAAAGCTGTTGTTTACTTTATTGATTTTCCTAACGCAAAACAATCGGAAATTCGTATAGGACATTTGGGAATTTCTTACACACATCCCGACTATTTCAAAGCTTATGTAATGAATTATAAACTCGGTGGTAGTTTCAACGGAATTGTAAATCTGATTTTGAGAGAAGAAAAAGGATTTACTTATGGCGCCAGAACAGATTTCCGTGGCACAGAGTTGCCCGGCTATTTTATAGCTACTTCTGCAGTTCAAACAAATGCTACATTAGAATCGGCACAGATTTTCAGGGATGAGATAATTAAATATCGTAATGGAATATCTCCTGAAGATATAAACTTCACAAAAAATTCTTTGTTGAAGTCTAATGCTTTAAGATTTGAAACAATTGGTGCTTTGCGTGTGATGCTTTCACAAATTGCAAAATATAATCTTCCGTTTGATTATGTAAAGAATCAGGAAAAACAAATTCAGGATATGACAATTGAAGAGCATAAAACAATTGCACAAAAATATCTGCACCCTGATAAGATGATTTATTTGATTGTAGGTGATAAAGCAACTCAATTCGATAAATTAAAAGAGCTTGGTTTTGGTGATCCGATTTTACTTGATAAAGATGGAAATGTTATAAATTAA
- a CDS encoding SDR family oxidoreductase — translation MNNRICLITGATSGIGKAVAFELSKKNYELILIGRNENKCEKVVREIKSRNNNTTVNYYVADISLIKEVKMLSERIKNDYHRIDVLINNAGARFLQHQLTSEGIELTLATNHLGHFVLTNELLPLLKNSDDARIINISSAAHGGGKGLIENISDSSTYDGRLQYSNSKLANVLFTYELAERLSNHKIGVFAVDPGGVATNFARNNGLKFWIKHLVYYLLKRQLITPKQAAQTIVYLANSVEVKGQTAKYFFDMNEKKSSQLSYDKALQKNLWEMSEELVKGIK, via the coding sequence ATGAATAACAGAATTTGTCTTATAACCGGTGCAACTTCGGGTATTGGTAAAGCTGTAGCATTTGAGCTGTCGAAAAAAAATTATGAATTGATTTTAATCGGAAGAAATGAAAACAAATGTGAAAAAGTCGTTCGGGAAATAAAAAGTAGAAATAATAATACGACAGTTAATTACTATGTGGCTGATATTTCATTAATTAAAGAAGTAAAGATGCTAAGTGAGAGAATAAAAAATGATTATCACAGAATTGATGTGTTGATAAATAATGCCGGTGCAAGATTTCTTCAGCATCAGTTAACCAGTGAGGGAATTGAATTAACTCTTGCTACAAATCATCTCGGACATTTCGTTTTAACAAATGAACTACTTCCTTTATTAAAAAATTCTGACGATGCAAGGATAATTAATATTTCTTCTGCGGCACACGGCGGAGGGAAAGGGCTGATTGAAAATATATCTGATTCATCCACTTATGATGGAAGATTGCAATACTCAAATTCTAAACTGGCTAATGTTCTTTTTACTTATGAGTTGGCTGAAAGATTAAGTAATCATAAGATTGGTGTGTTCGCAGTTGATCCAGGTGGCGTGGCAACAAACTTCGCAAGGAATAACGGATTAAAGTTCTGGATTAAACATCTTGTTTATTACTTATTGAAAAGACAATTGATTACTCCAAAACAAGCTGCGCAAACAATTGTTTATCTGGCTAATTCAGTTGAAGTAAAAGGACAAACAGCAAAATATTTTTTTGATATGAATGAAAAAAAATCTTCACAACTTTCTTATGATAAAGCCTTACAGAAAAATTTGTGGGAGATGAGTGAGGAATTAGTAAAAGGAATAAAGTGA
- a CDS encoding glycosyl hydrolase, whose product MKLKNFILVILLIVSTTSIFSQNEDKKEDKSPYKSSTFSGLKFRSIGPAVTSGRVTDFAVNPNNYHEFYVAVACGNVWKTTNSGTTWEPIFDSYGSHSIGCVTLDPNNPHVVYVGTGENNSQRSVSWGDGLYRSEDGGKSFKKIGLEKSEHIAKVLIDPRDSKVIYVAAQGPLWGDGGQRGLYKSTDYGATWDSVLYISPRTGVTDVVMDPRNPDVLYAASYQRRRHVWTLINGGPESAIYKSTDAGKTWKKLESGLPSGDVGRIGLAISPVNPDFVYAIIEAADDASGFYRTTNRGASWEKMSDYKNVSAQYYSEIFCDPIDVDKVYVLDTFSSITTDGGKTFKQISTKGRHVDDHAFWINPDNPSHYLIGGDGGIYETFDAGNTFHFKNNLPITQFYRVSVDNFQPFYRVMGGTQDNNSMIVPSQTINEEGIVNADWIPLVGGDGYEALADPSNPNIIYCLWQYGGLTRYDMQSGELFSIKPQEKEGEEPYRWNWDTPLIISPHSNTRLYVAANKLFRSDDRGNSWQAISDDLTRRIDRNKLTVMGKVWSVDAVAKNASTSFYGNIVSLSESPLVEGLIYVGTDDGLIQVTEDGGKNWRRIEKFPDVPETTYVSCIYASLFDANTVYATFDNHKRADFKPYILVSNDRGKSWKSITGDLKEPFVVYSIIQDHIKPDLLFIGTEYGVFFTINGGKNWIQLKGNLPTTAVRDLDIQRRENDLALATFGRGFYILDNYSPLRDITEKNLEEENFKIFPVKDALMFIKRNATFSSLGSSFYKAENPPFGATFTYYVKEAPKTLKEQRKEKEKKLIEKGEPVYYPSWEDLRKEDDEIKPYLLFTVYDDAGNIVRKIKSDVKEGINRVNWDLKYPSANPVKKADSQDESGYPVMPGKYKVKMTLYDKGEFKQVAGPVEFEAKVLNNVTLPAEDRTELVAFQKKVTELNRAVQGAIESSNELKNKIVLIKTALLRTENAPHKLLEETDRIASENTSLYRKLAGDDVIAKRNEPVYPSIADRVGEVVYGMWQTTSAPTQTYRDNYRIASNEFKPVLSALKKLIEVDLKNLESELEKLKAPYTPGRVPDWKD is encoded by the coding sequence ATGAAATTAAAAAATTTCATTCTCGTAATTCTATTAATTGTTTCGACAACTTCAATCTTTTCACAAAATGAAGACAAGAAAGAAGACAAATCACCTTACAAGTCTTCAACTTTCAGCGGATTAAAATTCCGTTCGATTGGACCAGCAGTAACATCCGGCAGAGTAACTGACTTTGCAGTAAATCCAAACAACTATCACGAATTTTATGTTGCAGTTGCTTGTGGCAATGTATGGAAAACTACTAACTCCGGAACAACCTGGGAGCCAATATTTGATTCATACGGTTCACATTCAATTGGTTGTGTAACTCTCGATCCGAATAATCCTCATGTTGTTTATGTTGGAACAGGAGAAAATAATTCTCAAAGAAGTGTTAGCTGGGGCGATGGGCTTTACAGAAGTGAAGATGGAGGAAAAAGTTTTAAGAAAATCGGATTGGAAAAATCCGAACACATTGCAAAAGTGCTTATTGATCCCCGCGATAGCAAAGTAATTTATGTAGCTGCACAAGGTCCTCTTTGGGGAGATGGTGGACAGCGTGGACTTTATAAATCAACTGATTATGGAGCTACCTGGGATTCTGTTCTTTATATTAGTCCAAGAACTGGTGTAACTGATGTTGTAATGGATCCAAGAAATCCGGATGTACTTTATGCTGCTTCTTATCAGAGAAGAAGACATGTCTGGACATTGATAAACGGTGGACCTGAAAGTGCAATTTACAAATCAACAGATGCGGGAAAAACCTGGAAGAAACTTGAATCCGGTTTACCTTCAGGCGATGTGGGAAGAATAGGATTAGCAATCTCACCAGTTAATCCCGATTTTGTTTATGCAATAATTGAAGCCGCAGATGATGCAAGTGGATTTTACAGAACAACAAATCGAGGTGCGAGCTGGGAGAAGATGAGCGACTACAAAAATGTTAGCGCTCAATATTACTCTGAAATTTTCTGTGACCCAATTGATGTTGATAAAGTTTATGTTCTTGATACATTCTCATCAATAACTACTGATGGTGGAAAAACTTTCAAACAAATTTCTACCAAAGGAAGACATGTCGATGATCATGCTTTCTGGATTAATCCAGATAATCCTTCTCACTATTTAATTGGTGGTGATGGTGGTATTTATGAAACATTCGATGCCGGAAATACTTTTCATTTTAAAAACAATCTTCCAATTACACAATTTTATCGCGTAAGTGTTGATAACTTCCAACCGTTCTATCGTGTAATGGGAGGAACACAGGACAACAACAGTATGATAGTTCCTTCGCAAACCATTAATGAAGAAGGAATTGTTAATGCTGATTGGATTCCACTTGTTGGAGGTGATGGATACGAAGCACTCGCAGATCCATCTAATCCAAATATAATTTATTGTTTATGGCAATATGGTGGTTTAACAAGATATGATATGCAAAGTGGTGAGTTATTCAGTATTAAACCTCAGGAAAAAGAAGGTGAAGAACCTTACAGATGGAATTGGGATACTCCGCTAATAATAAGTCCGCACAGTAATACAAGACTTTATGTTGCAGCCAATAAATTATTCCGAAGTGATGACAGAGGAAATAGCTGGCAGGCAATAAGCGATGATTTAACAAGAAGAATTGACAGAAATAAATTGACTGTTATGGGAAAAGTCTGGAGTGTTGATGCAGTTGCAAAAAATGCTTCGACATCTTTCTACGGGAATATAGTTTCATTAAGTGAATCACCTTTGGTAGAAGGTTTAATTTATGTCGGGACAGATGACGGACTAATTCAGGTAACTGAAGATGGAGGGAAAAATTGGAGAAGAATTGAAAAATTTCCAGACGTTCCGGAGACAACTTATGTAAGTTGTATTTACGCATCTTTATTTGATGCAAACACTGTTTATGCAACTTTTGATAATCACAAGCGAGCTGACTTCAAACCTTATATCCTTGTAAGTAATGACAGAGGAAAAAGCTGGAAATCAATTACCGGGGATTTGAAAGAGCCATTCGTTGTTTATTCAATTATACAGGATCATATCAAACCGGATTTACTATTTATCGGAACTGAGTACGGAGTTTTCTTTACCATCAATGGTGGAAAGAACTGGATTCAACTTAAAGGAAATCTTCCAACAACTGCTGTTCGTGATCTTGATATTCAAAGACGAGAAAATGATCTTGCGTTGGCAACATTCGGACGAGGTTTTTATATACTTGATAATTATTCGCCTTTAAGAGATATAACTGAAAAAAATCTTGAGGAAGAGAATTTCAAAATCTTCCCGGTTAAAGATGCACTTATGTTTATAAAACGTAATGCTACTTTCAGTTCACTTGGTTCATCTTTTTATAAAGCAGAAAATCCACCATTCGGAGCAACCTTTACTTATTATGTTAAGGAAGCTCCAAAGACTTTGAAAGAACAAAGAAAAGAAAAAGAGAAAAAATTAATTGAAAAAGGTGAGCCTGTTTATTATCCAAGTTGGGAGGATTTAAGAAAAGAAGATGACGAAATAAAACCTTATCTTTTATTTACTGTTTATGATGATGCGGGAAACATCGTCAGGAAAATTAAAAGCGATGTAAAAGAAGGTATTAACAGAGTTAATTGGGATTTAAAATATCCCTCAGCTAATCCTGTTAAAAAGGCAGATTCACAGGATGAAAGTGGTTATCCCGTAATGCCGGGAAAATACAAAGTCAAAATGACACTTTATGATAAAGGAGAATTTAAACAAGTTGCTGGTCCTGTTGAGTTTGAAGCCAAAGTACTGAACAATGTAACATTACCTGCTGAAGACAGAACTGAATTAGTTGCTTTCCAAAAGAAAGTAACAGAACTTAATCGTGCTGTTCAGGGAGCGATTGAATCTTCTAATGAATTAAAAAATAAAATTGTTTTAATTAAAACGGCACTTTTAAGAACAGAAAACGCTCCACACAAATTATTAGAAGAAACAGATAGAATTGCTTCTGAAAACACATCGCTTTACAGAAAACTTGCCGGTGATGATGTAATTGCTAAAAGAAATGAACCGGTTTATCCAAGTATTGCAGATAGAGTTGGTGAAGTAGTTTACGGAATGTGGCAAACAACATCTGCACCGACACAAACTTATCGTGACAATTATCGCATTGCTTCGAATGAATTTAAACCAGTGTTAAGTGCGTTGAAAAAGCTTATTGAAGTTGATTTGAAAAATCTTGAAAGTGAATTAGAAAAATTAAAAGCACCATACACACCGGGAAGAGTTCCTGACTGGAAAGATTAG
- a CDS encoding DUF2779 domain-containing protein, with protein MGSHLLSKSSFIRGIQCEKHLYLYKYHYDEMDELSEMQKAIFKRGTDVGKLAQQLFPGGIDLSPESHTDYDEAIINTKESLKSGKKIIYEAAFQFDEVLSVADILVNNKSGLKVFEVKSSTSVTDVYLMDAALQYWVISNSGYRIKDFSIVYINNQYVRNGDLDLKQLFIVESVLEEILSLQKWVEENIGRLKKVLSQSKIPEIDIGVHCYSPYLCGFYNYCRKHIPENSVFDLSGVHLSTKYQMYRSGIISLDEITDEINLPQGAKIQVDVFRNGKNLIDADAIKSFLSEINYPIYFMDFETFQPAIPMFDNSRPYMQIPFQYSLHYKKNKRSALEHYEFLAEAKDDPRIPFIENLINAIDSRGDILVYNKSFEITRLKEIAEAFPKYKKQIENIIGRIKDLIIPFQKKYYYTNEMKGSYSIKYVLPALVPELNYDNLAINEGGLASLTFESLFGESDSEIIKEKRNQLLEYCKLDTFAMVKILEKLESIK; from the coding sequence ATGGGCTCTCATCTTCTTAGCAAATCATCTTTTATTCGCGGAATTCAATGCGAAAAACATCTCTACCTTTATAAATATCATTATGATGAGATGGATGAACTTTCTGAAATGCAGAAGGCAATTTTTAAAAGAGGTACTGATGTTGGAAAACTTGCGCAACAACTTTTCCCCGGTGGAATTGATTTGTCTCCCGAATCTCATACAGATTATGATGAGGCAATAATTAATACTAAAGAAAGTCTGAAATCAGGTAAGAAAATTATTTACGAAGCAGCTTTTCAATTTGACGAAGTACTTTCAGTTGCAGATATTCTTGTAAATAATAAGTCCGGCTTGAAAGTATTTGAAGTTAAAAGCTCGACTTCTGTAACTGATGTTTATCTGATGGATGCAGCACTTCAATATTGGGTGATATCAAATTCAGGTTATCGTATCAAAGATTTTTCAATTGTATATATAAATAATCAGTATGTAAGAAATGGAGATTTGGATTTAAAGCAATTGTTTATTGTTGAATCAGTACTCGAAGAAATTCTGTCATTACAAAAATGGGTTGAAGAAAATATTGGCAGATTGAAAAAAGTACTATCACAAAGTAAAATTCCGGAAATTGACATTGGCGTACATTGTTATTCGCCTTACTTATGTGGCTTTTATAATTATTGCAGAAAACATATTCCGGAAAATTCTGTTTTCGATTTGAGCGGTGTTCATCTTTCGACTAAATACCAAATGTACAGAAGCGGAATAATTTCGCTCGATGAGATAACTGATGAAATAAATCTTCCGCAAGGGGCAAAGATTCAGGTTGATGTTTTCAGGAATGGAAAAAATCTTATTGATGCGGATGCAATAAAAAGTTTTTTATCTGAGATTAATTATCCCATTTACTTTATGGACTTCGAAACCTTTCAACCGGCAATCCCAATGTTTGATAACTCAAGACCATATATGCAAATACCTTTTCAGTATTCACTACATTATAAAAAAAATAAAAGGAGTGCTTTAGAACATTATGAATTTCTTGCTGAAGCTAAAGATGATCCGAGAATTCCATTTATTGAGAATCTGATAAATGCTATCGATTCCAGGGGCGATATCCTTGTGTATAATAAATCTTTTGAGATAACACGACTTAAAGAAATTGCCGAGGCATTTCCGAAATACAAAAAGCAGATTGAAAATATTATCGGTAGAATAAAAGATTTGATAATTCCTTTCCAGAAAAAATATTACTACACAAATGAAATGAAAGGTTCCTATTCAATTAAATATGTTCTGCCGGCACTTGTACCGGAATTAAATTATGATAATCTGGCTATCAATGAAGGCGGATTAGCTTCACTTACTTTTGAAAGTCTGTTTGGGGAAAGTGATTCTGAAATAATAAAAGAAAAAAGAAATCAACTTCTTGAATATTGCAAGCTTGATACTTTTGCAATGGTAAAAATTTTAGAAAAACTGGAAAGTATAAAATGA
- a CDS encoding helix-turn-helix domain-containing protein, translated as MREFFSVQEVAKLLNVSHSAVLYHIRSGNLKAEQVGKIYIIAKEDFGDFLKSQQKKKEKKVKKKPDEPLLF; from the coding sequence ATGCGAGAATTTTTCAGCGTTCAGGAAGTAGCCAAATTGCTGAATGTAAGTCATTCAGCGGTTCTTTATCACATTCGTTCCGGAAATCTTAAAGCTGAACAGGTGGGAAAAATCTATATCATTGCAAAGGAAGACTTTGGTGATTTTCTGAAAAGTCAGCAAAAGAAAAAAGAAAAGAAAGTAAAAAAGAAACCTGATGAACCACTACTCTTCTGA